In the genome of Ureibacillus sp. FSL W7-1570, the window ACATCTGTTTCAATCCCTCATAGGTAAGATCAAAACTTGGATTCGATGAATTCGCTTATACCTTCACTGATGAGTTTCAATCCCTCATAGGTAAGATCAAAACGTTGATTTGAAAAATCCGGATATCGACAAAATCGAAGATTTCAATCCCTCATAGGTAAGATCAAAACGGCTTGAAGATTGGTTAAAAGACAAAAAAGAACAGTATTTCAATCCCTCATAGGTAAGATCAAAACAATTTGGCACAATTTCACTATTTAACTGCGTATAGGCATTTCAATCCCTCATAGGTAAGATCAAAACCAAAGACGATTACAATTTACCAAACGTTATGAGCGCATTTCAATCCCTCATAGGTAAGATCAAAACGTGGTTTTGGCACATACATCTTTTTTCGATAGTCTGCATTTCAATCCCTCATAGGTAAGATCAAAACCCTAATAAAATCAACATTTGTTAGCTATATAGTAACTTTTTATTAAAAAATAGTCAATTTGAAATTTTAGTGAAAATAATGAAATTCATTGATTTTATTGGGATTTCTATAAATTATACAAAAATAACTTGTCGTCGATCCCTCGGGGTTGCTGTCGTGAGACCGATCGACGACAAAATTAAATCAAAAAATCTGTCGTTGCTTTTTCTTTTCCCATGATTTCTCTTCCGGTATATTTTTGCGAACGAAACGTATATAAAATAACGGAATCTTCATCATTATCAATTAACATTTCTAATTCTTTTTTTAATTTTACCAGGTTGGCTTTTGAAATTTCTCCTTCAAACACAGAATTTTGTACCCAATGTAAATATTTTCTACAAATTTTTAACGCTTTTCCTACTCTTTTTTCTCCAACGTCATATACAAGGATCACAAACAACGACCAACCCTCACTCTCTGAATCTCAAGCTAAAGATGATTCATATAAATATATTCATTTGCAAAAGATTTGTCTTACCACAACGAAGTATATGGCTCGTAGGGTTTTTCTCCTAAAATATGTTTTTGGATTTTGTATAATTCTAATCGGATTAACCGACGGTATGATACGTTTCTCCCTAAATGCCTATGATTGACTGTCGTTCTCATTCTTGTTTCGAGCTGTTCTATAAATGTTCGTCTTCCTTTCTCATTTAATAATATTCCGCCGGTATGTTCTTTTTCAAAATCTTTTTGTGTGATCATTTTTTTATTGATTAGTTGAAAAATAAGGCGATCGACCATGATTGGTTTAAAAATTTCAGCCACATCTAAATTCAAAGTAAATCTTCGAAAATTAGTGGAATGCAAGTATCCGATTCTTGGATCTAGATATGTTTTATAGATTTCACTAAGTACCATTGTGTAACACAAGGAATTGCCAAAACTGATAAGGGCATTCAATGGATTTAGGGGAGGACGTTTCGAACGTTTTTCAAATACAAAATCTTTATTGTTTATAATTTCATCAAAGCACGAATAGTATAACTCTCTGGTATTTCCTTCAAACGCCATCAATTCAGCTATTGTTTCAATTTCATTGATTTTTTCCATAAGAACATTAATTTTTTCAATCACTTCGATAAACTTTTGGTTGCTTTCTTTTCGACGATTCGCATAATAACGTAACACTTGCTTCATTTGATTCATTGAGCCTTTCACAAATCTTCTCGCCAAGTCGATTCGTAAATCTTCATTTAAGTAATGTTCGCTTTGTTTTAATATGACATGCCCTGAGTTTAAATGTTCACGAGGATAGAACGTTCCGCTGTAGTAACCATAGTAATTGAAAAAGTGAACGCAAATTCCTTTTTGGCTTAAAAAATCGAGTAATCTTGTATTTAGATCAACTTCTGAAAAAATAAAAATGTCGTTCGTATCTTCAATGGGTATAAATTTTCGATTGCCTTCAGCATCTTCAAAATATAATGTGTTGTCTTTTCGTCTGAACTTGCCGCTTCGTAAAATGTACAGCGTTTTCTTCATTCATCTTCACCTGCCCAACAATATTCCCGGTAAGCACATGAACGGCAATACTTGATTTTTTTCGGCGGTGGAGGAACAGGGTACTTTGCTATTTTTTGAATTTCGGAAATCGCTTCATGCAATTGCTTGCGGTTTTCATCTGTTAAAACAACGGATTCTTTCTTTTTTTCTTCAGAAAACAACAGCTCTCCTTTTGCTTGAATTCCCATTTTTTCAAGTTGATCTAAATAAAACAAAAGCTGAAAATAGCTGCTTTCTCTAAATTTTGAAGTTTTCTTAATTTCCTGAACAATTACTTCATTTCCGACTTTCTTTATCCGATCAATTTTGCCGCTGCCAATATCGACTTCTTCTTTCCCGCGCTTGCTGTAGTACTCGTGTATAAATCGGCCGATATCGATATTTTCGTCTTCCTGATCGGGAATAATATTATGCATCATGAGCCACAACTCACGTTTGCAAATAAAGTAATACCAAATATACGTTCCGGTGATTGGAAATTGACTATCCATCCGCGTCACCACTTACCAAATTAATGATGTTTGTTCTGTTTTATAACCGAGAGTTAAATCATAATAATCTTCTAATTGAGTCTTAGTCAGGTAGCCGATTCCATTAACAATTGGCGGTTTATTGTCTACCTTTCTTGGAATGGAAATAATGTATTGATAAAAGTCAGCTTTAATATCCCTAAAAGCTTTCTTCCGCTCCCATTGATCTTCAATTTTTAATATTTTTTCATAATGTTCAAATAAAGATTTCGCTTTTTCATCAAGCTCTAAAAATACTTCCATTCTGTCATACTGCTCCTCAATTAACTGAAAATGAGAAACAGGAATTCGATCTGCATCTTTTTCACCGTCGAAATATAATGTTTGAATCCCATTCAATAGTGCCAATGACTCTTTATTAGCCGTTTTTGCTTGCAATTGTTCAAAATATTGCTCTATGAACTGAAAAAACCGTTCTTCTGGTATTGCATCATTCTTTAATAATTCTTGTGTAATATTCAATCGAATTCCATCATAGATGTAATTTGCAAAACTCTTATAACCATCGGTTAAATGTGCAACATGTATTTCTCCTTTTCTCATTCCATGACGATTACATCTCCCAGCAGCCTGTTGAATAGAATCAAGCGGCGCTAAATCTCTATATACAATGTCAAAATCGATGTCAACACCTGCTTCAACTAACTGTGTACTTACTACTATCTGATATTTTTGTTTTTTAATTTCACCAATTCTTTTCAATCGTTCAATAGGAGGAATGTGAGTAGACAAAAACGTTATCTTTTTATCAGGTACAATCTCTTTTAATTTTTTGTATACTTCTTTAGCTGCATCAATCGTATTTAATATAAACAAATATGTCTTAGATTCGTTGATGTTTAAGGTATTTACAAATTGTTCAATCGTCATTTTTTCTTTTATGTGAGAATGCAACATCACTCTTGACAGACCTTGATAATACTTTGGGGCATCCACTAACGGCCGCATTTCATCTTCTTTAAAAATGGCAGGAATGGTTGCTGAACTAAACAGGAAATAGCAATCTAATTCTCTAGCTAAAACTTTTAATGTTTCACGAACAACGAGCCAGTATTTGTGCGGAATCGCTTGCACTTCATCGATAATGAAAATCGAGTGGGCAAATCGATGAAACTTTCTAAGCGATGCATTTTTATTAGAAAAAATCGAATGAAATAACTGAATAAAAGTTGTCAATATGATTTCTGCATTCCATCCTTCAACTAACAGTTGTGCAGCATTGTAGTCATATTGATGATAGCCTTCTTCATTTTTTTGAATCGTGTAGCTTAAATCTGACAAATGATGATGCGTAAGTAACAACGATTGGTCCATTTCGATTTCGTTAATATTAAATATTTCTCGAATCACTTTTTCCGTCTGATCAATGACGCTTAAAAATGGAAGGCTGTAAACAATACGTGATGTAACTCCTTTTTCTTGTTCGATTTTTTTTCGCAAATTTAAAGCAAATTGAAATGATGTCAACGTTTTTCCAAAACCTGTCGGCAATTGCAGCGAATAAAAATGATGATTTAAGTCAATGTTCAGGGAATCGACTTCTTGAAATGCTTTTTCCCTAAGTTCATTTAGATTGCGATTATCCCAATTCTGTTTTCTTTTGTAATTTATAACAATGTCGTAATTAAGCTTTCTTCTTTCTGGAAATAACCCTTTTTGGAGAATGCCGACTTCAGATTTGTCCGCATCGATAAGGATGGAAAATAAAAAGATATATTGAATATACAATTCAATTGGAACTTTCTCGCGATTATATTTCATAATTTTTCTTCGGATTTTAAAAGATTCATTAAATAAATCTTCAACCCATTGTAAACAGGTTTCTTTCGATAAAGGCTTGTATAATGAAAAAGATTGAAACGACTGATTTAGCTTTTCAAAATCGATTGCATGAACTTGCTTTTGTAACAGTTCTTTTTCGTTTTCATGAAACTGCTTAAACTCATCCAGCCAATTATTCAATTGGCCATGATGTTTCTTTACAATTAAAAATGCAAGTAAACGCAATCGTTCGTCATCAAATTTCAATTCAGATTCATATTGTAAAAATTGGTATAATAATAACGCTGAAATCAAACTATGATTTTTGAGCATACCTAAATCATTATTTTCTTTCCTAATGTATTGTTGAAAATATCCAGTTGCTTTTCCAATGTCGTGAAATAATCCAATCATATTGGAAAGTAGAAATAAGTCATTCATATATAGACGTGAAAGACGTTTTTCATCAAAAAACTTTTCAATTTGATGTAAAACCCCCTGTACATGTTTTTCTAATGGATAGTTCGGGTGAGATAATAGTTGGACCACAAGCATGTTCCTCCTCTCTCACGTATAAGCTAAAAAGAAAGCACGTTCATTCACTAAACGTGCTAATTGATAAAACAAATATGTTCCGATTGGCTCGTTACGTAGCTATGATCCACTAGCACTTTTATCGGTTTTCCAGTTGATTCAAAAATAATTTCTTCGTAATTTGAAACAACACGGTTAACATCCATTTCAGTTGCAACAGTTTCTTTCATGTATGTTTTTCCGTCTTCAATTAAAAGACCGTTTTCTTGAATCATGGAATGCTTCAAAACAGTTGCCATTTCTGTATAATCGTTTGACTCGGTTTTATGAACTTCTTCTATCGTTACATATTGAAACTGCGCCAAACATTCACTCAGTCCAAGCGACACAGTGTAAACCGATTTATGTTGAGATACGTATTCGATTAATCTTTCAAACAGATTTTCATCGGATATATGGATATAACACCGATAGCCAGGATCTTTTAAAAACTCTGTTCGTATCTGTGTTCTTGGACCTTCTCGTCTTTGCTTGGGAATCCATATGTTCCCTTTTGTATTAATATGATTTAACCCTATCCTCGTTTTTTTCACAGGTTTCAATATTTTAATCCCATATCTAACCGTTTGATGATTCAATTTCTCTAAATAAAAATTATTTTCTTTCTCAAACCCTAAAATCGCTCCTAAAATGCCGTACATTGCGGTAGGGGGAATGATTGAATATGTTAGCGGAGAAGAAGTTGAAAAATATTTACGAAAATGTCCAAAATCACCCCATAGATCAAAAACTAGCACTTTCATGTTTCTTCACCCTTAAAAATCCAATTCCCTAATTGAGAACCCTGCCTGCTGCAAACTGTTTTTGATATCCGTAGACAACTGAATCCGTTCATCGACTTTTACATCGATTCTTTCAATTTTATTTTTATTTTTGTTTAAAACATCTATGAATCTATCAACATCAATGATAAATTCGCTGACATCACGAAGTTCTTCATCATTTTTATCCGTTTTTAACGACAGGTACTTATCCAGTTCTCCAATATGGAAATGTTTTTCTTTATAAACAACGTTTATTAACAGTCTAGGAACTTGTCCAACTTTCGAGCGTGAAATCAAGCTTTTTGTTCCATTCCACATTGCTTCCAATAACGTGTCAATATCTTCTTCGGTTAATCTAGTCGTTTTTGCTGCTTCCTCATTGACAATTCCGTAAAAAGCAATCAATGAATACGGAAGCACGTATTCTTCGCGAAATGTTTTTTGTGTCGATTCACTTCCAGAAGCGAACGCACCTGTTCCTTTTATATACTCCATTTTTACGCGATGAAGCGATTGTCCCATTTTGAATTGAACTGGACCTGTATGAGTAATCGAACTTTTCTCTTTTGATGATTTTTCCACTGGCAAAGTTACACCAAATAAGCGAATATCTATACAAGAAGAAAGAACCTGAACATTAATAATTTCTTTCATTTCTGCTAATGACAATTTCTCTTTTTCAAGTTTTTCTCCATCTTTTATCAAAAAATCTTCAGCACGTTGTTTTGCATCCTGAATATAATCTTTCTCATCTACTATTTCACGAATAAAAATTTCCAACCCTTTATATTGATGTAAAAAATCGCGGATCGTGCGTTTTAATCTCACATCTGTAACGATGTTTCGCCCCGTTTCTTCATCGATTCTCGGTTTATTTTCATCAACCGGATCCCCATTTGGATTAATCCATTGAGCATCATACAAAAACAATATTTCTGAACGATTCGTTAGCATTATTGAATAACCTCCTCTTTTTCATATAAAACTTCTTTAACTTTTGAAGCTAAACTCATTCCACAAACAAAGTAGAAATTGATTTCATCGATTGATAGTTTCCACTTTTCATTAGCTTGCAAAAATAGAGAAGATATTTCTTCCGCCAATTCTTGTCTTGGTTTCGTGTAGGCATCATATTCAATGAATTTGTTAATAACTTTCGGGAGCAAACCTTTTATTGACTGTTCATCCATTTTTAATCCCATTAACTGTTTAAGAAACGGTTTTGAATTGCGTTTTTTCTGTTGAACTTCCAATAAAATTTGCGTCATCGAACCTAATAAAAAGATGGCTCTTTTTTCATTTGTATTTAGTTGTTTACCAAAAACTTCAAAAATGTTGTTAAACTTACTCATAATCATCTGGCCTCCTTCGAATTGAAGCACATTGATTTTTTCCAAAAATGACAGGCAAGCCATCGCTTGTTTGATTTTCCAATAGAAATTTTGCTCATTTTCTTTTAAAAAATCTTTGCGGATTTCTTTCATTATGTATTTCAATAAAAAATTGAGTTCCAATTGTTTGGCCTTAAAAGATGATTCGACAATTGTTAAAAAATACTTATTTAAATCAAAATTTTTCTTACCTTCATCGGATTTTGCAAAAAACGTACGGAAGAAACCGAAGTGAAAATGTCTAGGTTCATTTGTTTCTTTTTTGAATAAAATGACTTTTTCAACTTCTTCTTTTGATTTAAACAATTTTTGAAGACGTGACGGCAATACATCATCAATAACAAGCAATATGCGTTCAGCGCTTTGAATTTTTTGCATAAACAAAAATTTCAATGAAATCGTATTTTTTTGTTCAGATAGAATGTACAGTAAATCTCCTTCATCAGTCATTATTGAATTGCCGCTTTCTTTTGAAAGCTGGATCATTTTTTGTTGATTTTCAAAAATTTCGAGTATTACTTCAAAATCTTCTCCTGTATTTTCTTTGTTAATTAGAAACGATGGTATTAATAAATACGGAAGTCCATAAAATTGATACTTTAAGTGATTTTCAATATATTCCTTACCCGCTTCTACGAAACTTTTACACTCCAAACAAACCGGATAATTTCTCCATGCTGTTTCTTCTTGAAAGCCCCCCGTTATAAAACCTGGCTTATCCAATGTGTAAAATTTAAAGGCTGACATTTTTCCAATGACTGTATCTTTTTGCTCTTTACAAATGGAACAAATTTGATTATTCGCAGATAATTCCAAATCCTTTTTGTTTATGAGATATAAAAAAGTTTCCGTAAAAAGTTCATTCTCTACCGGATATAAATGATTCAATTTTACAGATATCAAACACTTATCCAAAGATTCGATTTTTTCAGATACAGCTGCTAAAATTGATGCTTGATCTTGTACTAACCTGTCATATATTTGTTCCAATTTTTCTTTGTTATTAATTCTTTTTTCTTTTAAAACTCCTCGAAACCAACCTAATATTTTTTGATCATAGGTATTTGATAAAGTAGTTATTTTGGCAGTCGGCGAAAAGTTTGCTCCTCTGGAAGAACCTGAACGAAACAAGTATTTCGAATAATCAGTTGAGACTTCTTCATAATCGACCCCTGTAAATTCAATACCATTCTCAGTTTCAGAAAGTAAAATAAACATACAATAATCATAGTTAGGATTTTCAATCATTTGTTCTAACACACTTTTATTCGATTTTTCTAACACATACCGTCCTAATGCAGCTACTGATTCAATCATCCTTTTTCACCTCCAATAATTTTTGTAACTGCCCTCCTTTTCCAATCTAATCCCTTTTAGGTAAGGTCGATTCTGGTCGAATCATGCCGAAACCTATCGAATTTTTGGAGCCCAGACCTGTATTAAGTAGAAAAGATAAATATTCCGGTTTGGCTTTCAACCGGTACATGCCTTTCCAGCCGGTAATCCAAGTCGATTTGTAATTCGTGACAACTTTGTCGCGACTGTCTACTTGAATGGGTTCGACAGAAAGGACCTGGCCTTCCTCTGCAAAGGGTTTATTGTAAAATGCTTCATATTTGCGAATAAAATTTTCCTCCAGTAAATGCTCAAACACTTTATCAAACGGTGAAAAGAAATGCGTAATTTTGCTTCCATCCCTACGTTCAAACGTTGAATATACAGTAATCGGCGATAAAGCGCGGACAACGATTTCACTATCTTGCACTTCCAGTTTGTCAAATTCCAATGATTCAACCTTTAAAGAAACGCCATTCATCTCTAAATCTGCAGATAATAATAAAAAATTTGCAGTTTTTTCCACAATAT includes:
- the cas3 gene encoding CRISPR-associated helicase Cas3', translating into MVQLLSHPNYPLEKHVQGVLHQIEKFFDEKRLSRLYMNDLFLLSNMIGLFHDIGKATGYFQQYIRKENNDLGMLKNHSLISALLLYQFLQYESELKFDDERLRLLAFLIVKKHHGQLNNWLDEFKQFHENEKELLQKQVHAIDFEKLNQSFQSFSLYKPLSKETCLQWVEDLFNESFKIRRKIMKYNREKVPIELYIQYIFLFSILIDADKSEVGILQKGLFPERRKLNYDIVINYKRKQNWDNRNLNELREKAFQEVDSLNIDLNHHFYSLQLPTGFGKTLTSFQFALNLRKKIEQEKGVTSRIVYSLPFLSVIDQTEKVIREIFNINEIEMDQSLLLTHHHLSDLSYTIQKNEEGYHQYDYNAAQLLVEGWNAEIILTTFIQLFHSIFSNKNASLRKFHRFAHSIFIIDEVQAIPHKYWLVVRETLKVLARELDCYFLFSSATIPAIFKEDEMRPLVDAPKYYQGLSRVMLHSHIKEKMTIEQFVNTLNINESKTYLFILNTIDAAKEVYKKLKEIVPDKKITFLSTHIPPIERLKRIGEIKKQKYQIVVSTQLVEAGVDIDFDIVYRDLAPLDSIQQAAGRCNRHGMRKGEIHVAHLTDGYKSFANYIYDGIRLNITQELLKNDAIPEERFFQFIEQYFEQLQAKTANKESLALLNGIQTLYFDGEKDADRIPVSHFQLIEEQYDRMEVFLELDEKAKSLFEHYEKILKIEDQWERKKAFRDIKADFYQYIISIPRKVDNKPPIVNGIGYLTKTQLEDYYDLTLGYKTEQTSLIW
- the cas4 gene encoding CRISPR-associated protein Cas4; this encodes MDSQFPITGTYIWYYFICKRELWLMMHNIIPDQEDENIDIGRFIHEYYSKRGKEEVDIGSGKIDRIKKVGNEVIVQEIKKTSKFRESSYFQLLFYLDQLEKMGIQAKGELLFSEEKKKESVVLTDENRKQLHEAISEIQKIAKYPVPPPPKKIKYCRSCAYREYCWAGEDE
- the cas6 gene encoding CRISPR-associated endoribonuclease Cas6, which gives rise to MIIIPAIHITFSLEKPLTVPVNYQHLLQAFVYKILPQKEATFLHEHGFQHQNRTYKLFVFSTLQSSNITYDKETKKLTFYDKLYLSISSIIPDIVEKTANFLLLSADLEMNGVSLKVESLEFDKLEVQDSEIVVRALSPITVYSTFERRDGSKITHFFSPFDKVFEHLLEENFIRKYEAFYNKPFAEEGQVLSVEPIQVDSRDKVVTNYKSTWITGWKGMYRLKAKPEYLSFLLNTGLGSKNSIGFGMIRPESTLPKRD
- the cas7b gene encoding type I-B CRISPR-associated protein Cas7/Csh2, which translates into the protein MLTNRSEILFLYDAQWINPNGDPVDENKPRIDEETGRNIVTDVRLKRTIRDFLHQYKGLEIFIREIVDEKDYIQDAKQRAEDFLIKDGEKLEKEKLSLAEMKEIINVQVLSSCIDIRLFGVTLPVEKSSKEKSSITHTGPVQFKMGQSLHRVKMEYIKGTGAFASGSESTQKTFREEYVLPYSLIAFYGIVNEEAAKTTRLTEEDIDTLLEAMWNGTKSLISRSKVGQVPRLLINVVYKEKHFHIGELDKYLSLKTDKNDEELRDVSEFIIDVDRFIDVLNKNKNKIERIDVKVDERIQLSTDIKNSLQQAGFSIRELDF
- the cas2 gene encoding CRISPR-associated endonuclease Cas2; translation: MFVILVYDVGEKRVGKALKICRKYLHWVQNSVFEGEISKANLVKLKKELEMLIDNDEDSVILYTFRSQKYTGREIMGKEKATTDFLI
- a CDS encoding TIGR02556 family CRISPR-associated protein codes for the protein MIESVAALGRYVLEKSNKSVLEQMIENPNYDYCMFILLSETENGIEFTGVDYEEVSTDYSKYLFRSGSSRGANFSPTAKITTLSNTYDQKILGWFRGVLKEKRINNKEKLEQIYDRLVQDQASILAAVSEKIESLDKCLISVKLNHLYPVENELFTETFLYLINKKDLELSANNQICSICKEQKDTVIGKMSAFKFYTLDKPGFITGGFQEETAWRNYPVCLECKSFVEAGKEYIENHLKYQFYGLPYLLIPSFLINKENTGEDFEVILEIFENQQKMIQLSKESGNSIMTDEGDLLYILSEQKNTISLKFLFMQKIQSAERILLVIDDVLPSRLQKLFKSKEEVEKVILFKKETNEPRHFHFGFFRTFFAKSDEGKKNFDLNKYFLTIVESSFKAKQLELNFLLKYIMKEIRKDFLKENEQNFYWKIKQAMACLSFLEKINVLQFEGGQMIMSKFNNIFEVFGKQLNTNEKRAIFLLGSMTQILLEVQQKKRNSKPFLKQLMGLKMDEQSIKGLLPKVINKFIEYDAYTKPRQELAEEISSLFLQANEKWKLSIDEINFYFVCGMSLASKVKEVLYEKEEVIQ
- the cas5b gene encoding type I-B CRISPR-associated protein Cas5b; protein product: MKVLVFDLWGDFGHFRKYFSTSSPLTYSIIPPTAMYGILGAILGFEKENNFYLEKLNHQTVRYGIKILKPVKKTRIGLNHINTKGNIWIPKQRREGPRTQIRTEFLKDPGYRCYIHISDENLFERLIEYVSQHKSVYTVSLGLSECLAQFQYVTIEEVHKTESNDYTEMATVLKHSMIQENGLLIEDGKTYMKETVATEMDVNRVVSNYEEIIFESTGKPIKVLVDHSYVTSQSEHICFIN
- the cas1b gene encoding type I-B CRISPR-associated endonuclease Cas1b, with product MKKTLYILRSGKFRRKDNTLYFEDAEGNRKFIPIEDTNDIFIFSEVDLNTRLLDFLSQKGICVHFFNYYGYYSGTFYPREHLNSGHVILKQSEHYLNEDLRIDLARRFVKGSMNQMKQVLRYYANRRKESNQKFIEVIEKINVLMEKINEIETIAELMAFEGNTRELYYSCFDEIINNKDFVFEKRSKRPPLNPLNALISFGNSLCYTMVLSEIYKTYLDPRIGYLHSTNFRRFTLNLDVAEIFKPIMVDRLIFQLINKKMITQKDFEKEHTGGILLNEKGRRTFIEQLETRMRTTVNHRHLGRNVSYRRLIRLELYKIQKHILGEKPYEPYTSLW